The Culex quinquefasciatus strain JHB chromosome 2, VPISU_Cqui_1.0_pri_paternal, whole genome shotgun sequence genome contains the following window.
GGCGATAAAATTCTCGAAGTGAACGGCACCCCGGTGAAAGATACCCCACTGGAAAACGTGGAAAAGTTGATTCAAAACTCGGGCAAAGTGCTGCAGCTGACGATCGAGCACGATCCGGAGGCGATCAACCGTTGTGAGTTGCTAAGTCCAGCGAGCGCCGAAAGCAACTACCAGCTGGATGGGAATTGCAACTCTGGAGTTTTACGGGAGCGATCTTCGTCCCCGAACAAGCTGGACAAGGAGCGGATATTCAAGAAGAAGGACGAAGGATACATCAGCGGAACGTCTCGCAAGCTGCAGAAGCGACTCAAGGATGTCAATTGTAACAATGGTGAGTAGTTAAGTTGATCTTTGAAGGCCATTGAGTTCAAATTTGCTTTTATACTACAGCCTCAAACAGTCTCAAGGAGAAGGAGCGTAGCTCCAGCATGTCCAAGCTGCTGGACGAGCACCACCAGCATCACAGTGGAGAGTTCTACGATCTGTCGCGTACAAAATCGTTCCGCGTCGAGCAGAAAGCTGCTCGAATATTCCGCGCGTCCGATCTCGTCCAGGGAGAGCTACTCGGCAAAGGTTTCTTCGGTCAGGTGTTCAAGGTGACGCATCGCGTAACCCAGGAAGTGATGGTCCTGAAGGAGCTGTACCGGGTCGACGAAGAGGCCCAGAAAAACTTTCTCAAGGAGGTGGCGGTGCTGCGATCGCTGTCTCACCACAACGTCCTACGCTTCATTGGAGTGTTGTATAAAGACAAGAAGCTGCACCTGGTGACGGAGTATATTCCTGGGGGATCGCTCAAAGAGCTGATTCACGACTCTGGGCTGCCGCTGTCGTGGAAGCAGAGGATCTGCTTCGCGCGGGACATTTCCTGCGGTATGAGCTACCTGCATTCCATGAACATTATACACCGAGACCTGAACTCTCTGAACTGTCTGGTTCGCGAGGATAGAACAGTGATTGTGGCCGACTTTGGGTTGGCTCGAATCATCAAGCAACCTTTTAGTACGGCGTTTGAGAAGTGCTCCCAGAATGGTGGGAGTGGAACGCTGGGAAGACGAGGCCGGCCGAGAAGGCAGCGGTACACCGTCGTGGGCAATCCGTACTGGATGGCACCGGAAATGATGCGTGGCAACAAGTACGACGAGAAGGTGGACATTTTCTCGTTCGGGATAATGTTGTGTGAGATAATTGGGCGAGTTCAAGCGGATCCGGACTTTTTGCCGAGGACTTCGGACTTTGGACTGAATCAGGCAGTGTTCAAGGAAAAGTTCTGCGATCAATGCCCGGAGCCGTTCTACAAGATTGCGTTTTTGTGCTGTGATTTGAACCCGGATAAAAGGTTAGTTTGTTCAAGACGTCTGTAAAACAATTCTAACAGCTTCTTTTTCACAGACCCTCATTCGAGCTGCTGGAGATCTGGTTCGAGCGGATGGTCCGGCAGTTTGCCGTCGGAAGGACGGTCCCGCTGGACGTTGCCCACGagattgaacattttaaaggcCTAAAGAGCAACGACTCCAGCAAGTGTACGACCCCGGATGGGCTTGCAACGCCCCCGCCGATCGGCGTGAAACCCTCACTCAGTTGCAAGCGTATAAGTGAAAATGTGGAAGAAAAGGAAAACTGTGAATCTGTGCCGGAAAAGGGTACGGACGTGGTGGACTGTGGaaagccgccgccgccaccctcATCGGCGGCATCAAAGACAACGAAAGACAACGTGGAAAATAATAACATTACCAATAGCAATAGTTCTAGTAGTAGCGTAAACGTAAGTGGTTTCATCATTGGAGGAACGGAAATTCCCAAGTCGCCGCACTTGGGTAAGGACTTTTCGCCAAACGGCGATCGCATTAGAGATAGTATTAGGGCGCGAAGAAGACAAAGAATGATACTGAACCGGGAGAACCAGCGAAAGTCGCTGGATTCGAGCAGTTTAGTGTTGAAGCTGAGCAGTGCCGATTGTGGGATTGTGAGTGCGGACGCGAGTGTTTCGGAACCGACTAGTTTGATTCAGGTCGATACGAGTGCGTTGAAGGAACCACCTTCGACAGAGGACATTCTGAACTCGGTGAGAGATACGCTCGAGAAGGATCCAGGCTTGACGAGGAGGGACGATGCTTCGCCCAGGACTAAACGGTACGGTGAGAAGGGTTACATTATACACTTGAACAATGGAAATTTGACGTTGAATAACGTGAAAGATCTGGAAGCTTGCTCAGACTTTGACTCGAGCTGTGATACCAGTTTGAACTATATTGATCTGAATGGAGGAAGTGCCAATTGCAGTTTTCAGACACCAAAGTCGAACGAGGACAGCTTTTCAAAGCCGGTTGAGTTTAGGGACGTGTGGTCGGTGCCAGCGGTGAAGGTTAGCGCAGTGCAACCGGAAGCACCCCGACCGGAACATCACAAAACTACTCTGGAGGACCTGAAAACGCAGCTAGACCTGTGTCGCAAAGATACGCTTACGCAACAGTCGGAGAAGGAAAATGTTAAGTCTGAAAAGTTGGACAACCTAGGTAAGGAGTCGAAGGGAAACCGAATGTTCAGCAAGATAAATCCGCTCTCAACAATATTAAGTGGGAAAAACAGCTCGTCAGAGAAAGTTCGAGCAAAGAGTCCCAACAAGAGTGGAAAATGTACACCAAAGTTGTATCGAGTTAACGATACTCCAATTTTTGAGCGACGCAACGTTAGCTCC
Protein-coding sequences here:
- the LOC6031483 gene encoding LIM domain kinase 1 isoform X1, whose amino-acid sequence is MDENTQRGKSDLSCASCYNALEKDEYVSALGQEWHSDCFRCSVCDIHLSNWYVEKEGLLFCKDDYWAKYGESCQQCAQVISGPVMVAGDHKFHPECFCCDACKVFIGDGESYALVERSKLFCGQCYKRQLQHPVKALNQSTSSANSNGTEVTLKKTQHSIRLVEIPWSSARKDGIRLSVDEHPYGIPVHSVAGCKGVRISEVFCTFYGQIGKYIFSCVSSALNACCGVLHCRIDLTSDLMSLHIGDKILEVNGTPVKDTPLENVEKLIQNSGKVLQLTIEHDPEAINRCELLSPASAESNYQLDGNCNSGVLRERSSSPNKLDKERIFKKKDEGYISGTSRKLQKRLKDVNCNNASNSLKEKERSSSMSKLLDEHHQHHSGEFYDLSRTKSFRVEQKAARIFRASDLVQGELLGKGFFGQVFKVTHRVTQEVMVLKELYRVDEEAQKNFLKEVAVLRSLSHHNVLRFIGVLYKDKKLHLVTEYIPGGSLKELIHDSGLPLSWKQRICFARDISCGMSYLHSMNIIHRDLNSLNCLVREDRTVIVADFGLARIIKQPFSTAFEKCSQNGGSGTLGRRGRPRRQRYTVVGNPYWMAPEMMRGNKYDEKVDIFSFGIMLCEIIGRVQADPDFLPRTSDFGLNQAVFKEKFCDQCPEPFYKIAFLCCDLNPDKRPSFELLEIWFERMVRQFAVGRTVPLDVAHEIEHFKGLKSNDSSKCTTPDGLATPPPIGVKPSLSCKRISENVEEKENCESVPEKGTDVVDCGKPPPPPSSAASKTTKDNVENNNITNSNSSSSSVNVSGFIIGGTEIPKSPHLGKDFSPNGDRIRDSIRARRRQRMILNRENQRKSLDSSSLVLKLSSADCGIVSADASVSEPTSLIQVDTSALKEPPSTEDILNSVRDTLEKDPGLTRRDDASPRTKRYGEKGYIIHLNNGNLTLNNVKDLEACSDFDSSCDTSLNYIDLNGGSANCSFQTPKSNEDSFSKPVEFRDVWSVPAVKVSAVQPEAPRPEHHKTTLEDLKTQLDLCRKDTLTQQSEKENVKSEKLDNLGKESKGNRMFSKINPLSTILSGKNSSSEKVRAKSPNKSGKCTPKLYRVNDTPIFERRNVSSPVPPQLKRSDSGEQIRPPKFAYSDKAMFNSKQKISPTSDLKPQSSFEESSPPTSSSNNSYAISKLKASRNIFSDKNLPQVFVYRTKKTPTATDAICTSSSISSNSSCSTKSKPLVVVEKPPTYKKPPKAGGATSHTTSSSLLSISKNRTFRPVESSPRHSTSKSQPQQQQQQHLDKPVERYVALSSSLSSSGGSAGNSRTESPSPTCLGARARTPILSPESVRKLNARLLETRRQVPAENHVASSTRSRDGSHRVVVGAAVAAPLHDKKGSTTVVKSKRREF
- the LOC6031483 gene encoding LIM domain kinase 1 isoform X2 — translated: MMLSFGKSDLSCASCYNALEKDEYVSALGQEWHSDCFRCSVCDIHLSNWYVEKEGLLFCKDDYWAKYGESCQQCAQVISGPVMVAGDHKFHPECFCCDACKVFIGDGESYALVERSKLFCGQCYKRQLQHPVKALNQSTSSANSNGTEVTLKKTQHSIRLVEIPWSSARKDGIRLSVDEHPYGIPVHSVAGCKGVRISEVFCTFYGQIGKYIFSCVSSALNACCGVLHCRIDLTSDLMSLHIGDKILEVNGTPVKDTPLENVEKLIQNSGKVLQLTIEHDPEAINRCELLSPASAESNYQLDGNCNSGVLRERSSSPNKLDKERIFKKKDEGYISGTSRKLQKRLKDVNCNNASNSLKEKERSSSMSKLLDEHHQHHSGEFYDLSRTKSFRVEQKAARIFRASDLVQGELLGKGFFGQVFKVTHRVTQEVMVLKELYRVDEEAQKNFLKEVAVLRSLSHHNVLRFIGVLYKDKKLHLVTEYIPGGSLKELIHDSGLPLSWKQRICFARDISCGMSYLHSMNIIHRDLNSLNCLVREDRTVIVADFGLARIIKQPFSTAFEKCSQNGGSGTLGRRGRPRRQRYTVVGNPYWMAPEMMRGNKYDEKVDIFSFGIMLCEIIGRVQADPDFLPRTSDFGLNQAVFKEKFCDQCPEPFYKIAFLCCDLNPDKRPSFELLEIWFERMVRQFAVGRTVPLDVAHEIEHFKGLKSNDSSKCTTPDGLATPPPIGVKPSLSCKRISENVEEKENCESVPEKGTDVVDCGKPPPPPSSAASKTTKDNVENNNITNSNSSSSSVNVSGFIIGGTEIPKSPHLGKDFSPNGDRIRDSIRARRRQRMILNRENQRKSLDSSSLVLKLSSADCGIVSADASVSEPTSLIQVDTSALKEPPSTEDILNSVRDTLEKDPGLTRRDDASPRTKRYGEKGYIIHLNNGNLTLNNVKDLEACSDFDSSCDTSLNYIDLNGGSANCSFQTPKSNEDSFSKPVEFRDVWSVPAVKVSAVQPEAPRPEHHKTTLEDLKTQLDLCRKDTLTQQSEKENVKSEKLDNLGKESKGNRMFSKINPLSTILSGKNSSSEKVRAKSPNKSGKCTPKLYRVNDTPIFERRNVSSPVPPQLKRSDSGEQIRPPKFAYSDKAMFNSKQKISPTSDLKPQSSFEESSPPTSSSNNSYAISKLKASRNIFSDKNLPQVFVYRTKKTPTATDAICTSSSISSNSSCSTKSKPLVVVEKPPTYKKPPKAGGATSHTTSSSLLSISKNRTFRPVESSPRHSTSKSQPQQQQQQHLDKPVERYVALSSSLSSSGGSAGNSRTESPSPTCLGARARTPILSPESVRKLNARLLETRRQVPAENHVASSTRSRDGSHRVVVGAAVAAPLHDKKGSTTVVKSKRREF
- the LOC6031483 gene encoding LIM domain kinase 1 isoform X3, whose amino-acid sequence is MDENTQRGKSDLSCASCYNALEKDEYVSALGQEWHSDCFRCSVCDIHLSNWYVEKEGLLFCKDDYWAKYGESCQQCAQVISGPVMVAGDHKFHPECFCCDACKVFIGDGESYALVERSKLFCGQCYKRQLQHPVKALNQSTSSANSNGTEVTLKKTQHSIRLVEIPWSSARKDGIRLSVDEHPYGIPVHSVAGCKGVRISEIDLTSDLMSLHIGDKILEVNGTPVKDTPLENVEKLIQNSGKVLQLTIEHDPEAINRCELLSPASAESNYQLDGNCNSGVLRERSSSPNKLDKERIFKKKDEGYISGTSRKLQKRLKDVNCNNASNSLKEKERSSSMSKLLDEHHQHHSGEFYDLSRTKSFRVEQKAARIFRASDLVQGELLGKGFFGQVFKVTHRVTQEVMVLKELYRVDEEAQKNFLKEVAVLRSLSHHNVLRFIGVLYKDKKLHLVTEYIPGGSLKELIHDSGLPLSWKQRICFARDISCGMSYLHSMNIIHRDLNSLNCLVREDRTVIVADFGLARIIKQPFSTAFEKCSQNGGSGTLGRRGRPRRQRYTVVGNPYWMAPEMMRGNKYDEKVDIFSFGIMLCEIIGRVQADPDFLPRTSDFGLNQAVFKEKFCDQCPEPFYKIAFLCCDLNPDKRPSFELLEIWFERMVRQFAVGRTVPLDVAHEIEHFKGLKSNDSSKCTTPDGLATPPPIGVKPSLSCKRISENVEEKENCESVPEKGTDVVDCGKPPPPPSSAASKTTKDNVENNNITNSNSSSSSVNVSGFIIGGTEIPKSPHLGKDFSPNGDRIRDSIRARRRQRMILNRENQRKSLDSSSLVLKLSSADCGIVSADASVSEPTSLIQVDTSALKEPPSTEDILNSVRDTLEKDPGLTRRDDASPRTKRYGEKGYIIHLNNGNLTLNNVKDLEACSDFDSSCDTSLNYIDLNGGSANCSFQTPKSNEDSFSKPVEFRDVWSVPAVKVSAVQPEAPRPEHHKTTLEDLKTQLDLCRKDTLTQQSEKENVKSEKLDNLGKESKGNRMFSKINPLSTILSGKNSSSEKVRAKSPNKSGKCTPKLYRVNDTPIFERRNVSSPVPPQLKRSDSGEQIRPPKFAYSDKAMFNSKQKISPTSDLKPQSSFEESSPPTSSSNNSYAISKLKASRNIFSDKNLPQVFVYRTKKTPTATDAICTSSSISSNSSCSTKSKPLVVVEKPPTYKKPPKAGGATSHTTSSSLLSISKNRTFRPVESSPRHSTSKSQPQQQQQQHLDKPVERYVALSSSLSSSGGSAGNSRTESPSPTCLGARARTPILSPESVRKLNARLLETRRQVPAENHVASSTRSRDGSHRVVVGAAVAAPLHDKKGSTTVVKSKRREF